A single region of the Xenopus laevis strain J_2021 chromosome 4L, Xenopus_laevis_v10.1, whole genome shotgun sequence genome encodes:
- the LOC108714438 gene encoding uncharacterized protein LOC108714438 isoform X1, with protein MQAVVGLVLLWAALALAGEKNTIREILHKVDKVGEAAEKLTDAEMRRDVLLIREKIKMKIKRSQLDHDHLAAANQLLAFILQKMRDGKITLFQVKHFIKFAQSNKLDRLLATWDKNLLKIKPNV; from the exons ATGCAGGCAGTTGTGGGCCTTGTCTTACTATGGGCTGCTTTGGCCTTAGCTGGGGAGAAAA ATACCATTCGTGAGATTCTGCATAAAGTGGACAAGGTTGGAGAAGCCGCTGAGAAGCTGACAGATGCTGAAATGCGGAGAGACGTTCTACTGATACGAGAAAAGATTAAAATGAAGATTAAGAGGTCACAGTTGGACCATGACCATCTTGCAGCAGCTAATCAGCTTTTGGCCTTCATCTTGCAAAAAATGAGAGATGGAAAAATTACACTGTTTCAGGTCAAGCATTTCATAAAATTTGCTCAGAGCAACAAACTAGATAGACTCCTGGCCACATGGGACAAGAACCTTTTAAAGATAAAACCCAATGTGTGA
- the LOC108714438 gene encoding uncharacterized protein LOC108714438 isoform X2: protein MRRLFVEDTIREILHKVDKVGEAAEKLTDAEMRRDVLLIREKIKMKIKRSQLDHDHLAAANQLLAFILQKMRDGKITLFQVKHFIKFAQSNKLDRLLATWDKNLLKIKPNV from the exons ATGAGACGCCTGTTTGTTGAAG ATACCATTCGTGAGATTCTGCATAAAGTGGACAAGGTTGGAGAAGCCGCTGAGAAGCTGACAGATGCTGAAATGCGGAGAGACGTTCTACTGATACGAGAAAAGATTAAAATGAAGATTAAGAGGTCACAGTTGGACCATGACCATCTTGCAGCAGCTAATCAGCTTTTGGCCTTCATCTTGCAAAAAATGAGAGATGGAAAAATTACACTGTTTCAGGTCAAGCATTTCATAAAATTTGCTCAGAGCAACAAACTAGATAGACTCCTGGCCACATGGGACAAGAACCTTTTAAAGATAAAACCCAATGTGTGA